One window of the Bacteroidia bacterium genome contains the following:
- a CDS encoding DUF1566 domain-containing protein, with the protein MKTVFITTTIIGFFLFSIISCKKSETNDTIIKIPILTTITVSDSTDSISKCGGIIMNNDIPVITSKGVCWSTQQSPTINDNKTNNGIGSVNFTSIMTGLSFGTTYYVRAYATNSEGTGYGEIIKFSKGIGKEFQGGKIAYFFQPGDPGYIAGQNHGLIVATENIYIPIQGNPGLFLFTWHGLAYLDIITSYELGTGLTNTNTIVSTLGLSGNYAAKVCYSLVLNGYSDWYLPSRDELYILYKNKNTINSDLRFDCWSSTQKDSIYAWKINFETGKFASWSAHTELCVRAIRNF; encoded by the coding sequence ATGAAAACAGTATTTATAACCACAACTATAATCGGATTTTTTTTATTCTCAATAATTAGCTGTAAAAAATCAGAAACTAATGACACGATAATCAAAATTCCTATATTAACTACAATTACCGTCAGTGATAGCACAGATAGTATTTCTAAATGCGGTGGTATTATAATGAATAATGATATCCCGGTAATAACATCTAAAGGTGTGTGTTGGAGTACTCAACAAAGTCCTACAATAAATGATAACAAAACAAATAATGGAATTGGTAGTGTAAATTTCACATCTATTATGACAGGATTATCTTTTGGAACAACATATTATGTACGGGCATATGCGACAAATAGCGAAGGTACCGGATATGGAGAAATTATTAAGTTTTCTAAAGGAATTGGCAAAGAATTTCAGGGGGGTAAAATTGCATATTTCTTTCAACCGGGTGACCCAGGTTATATTGCAGGGCAAAATCATGGATTAATTGTCGCAACAGAAAACATATATATTCCTATTCAAGGTAACCCGGGTTTATTTTTATTTACATGGCATGGTCTAGCTTACTTAGATATTATTACTTCTTACGAATTAGGCACTGGATTAACTAATACTAACACTATTGTATCAACTCTCGGTCTTTCGGGAAACTATGCAGCTAAAGTATGTTACAGTCTTGTTTTAAATGGATATAGTGACTGGTATTTACCAAGCCGCGATGAATTATATATTTTATATAAAAATAAGAATACTATAAACTCTGATCTAAGATTTGACTGTTGGTCATCCACTCAGAAAGATTCTATTTACGCTTGGAAAATTAATTTTGAAACAGGAAAATTCGCTTCATGGTCAGCACACACTGAACTTTGCGTAAGAGCAATTAGAAATTTTTAA
- a CDS encoding Crp/Fnr family transcriptional regulator gives MLKTFDDLNKSSCSDCVDMSCAVSLLNKAQYTLLSNNSLESEIKKGEIIIRSDSLISNIVYLKTGYVKEFVIDQNKETRIIQILRNHTYLGLHSLFGDKINHYSYAALEDLKVCYIDINIFKQLIKSNGSFAYQILRDIGKENIYNYYRFIANSKNNIDGRFANILLYLSEKIYEKNKFELQLSRQELADLIGISRESTTRIITKFKKDGIINVSRNSIELVKIELLQRISKNG, from the coding sequence ATGTTAAAAACATTTGATGATTTAAATAAAAGCAGTTGCAGTGATTGCGTTGACATGTCATGCGCAGTCTCATTACTTAATAAAGCCCAGTACACACTTTTAAGTAACAATAGTCTGGAATCTGAAATTAAAAAAGGTGAAATTATAATTCGGTCTGATTCACTTATTTCAAATATTGTTTATTTAAAAACCGGTTATGTTAAAGAGTTTGTAATTGATCAAAATAAGGAAACCAGAATAATTCAGATTTTAAGAAACCACACATATTTAGGATTACACTCATTATTCGGTGATAAAATAAATCATTACTCATATGCTGCTCTCGAAGATCTTAAGGTTTGTTATATCGATATAAATATTTTCAAACAACTGATTAAATCTAATGGTAGCTTTGCTTACCAGATTTTAAGAGATATCGGCAAAGAAAACATTTATAATTATTATAGATTTATAGCCAACAGCAAAAACAATATCGACGGCAGATTTGCAAATATCCTTTTATATTTATCCGAGAAAATTTACGAAAAAAATAAATTCGAATTACAACTATCCCGTCAGGAACTTGCCGATTTAATAGGTATATCAAGGGAAAGCACAACAAGAATAATTACAAAATTTAAAAAAGACGGTATTATAAACGTATCAAGAAATAGTATTGAATTAGTTAAAATCGAACTACTACAAAGAATCAGCAAAAACGGTTAA
- a CDS encoding 4Fe-4S dicluster domain-containing protein — translation MSSYYELLKKDVRFEEGLNACINCGTCTAICAASEFYNYDPRIIVDTVQTKNNDAIEELLKSDSIWYCGECMSCKTRCPRENVPGLIIMALRSLSQDLGFFVESEKGRQQLAIKRTVGEWTLKHGYCLYLEGVGTGLHPEQGPIWDWKQKNWVDVFDRLGGNYKVEGPGILRKIPEESLDELRRIFDVTGGTERFNKIEEFSKAKAREMGLEVGTDINSDYVKHIYTTNNNKH, via the coding sequence ATGAGTTCGTACTACGAATTATTAAAAAAAGATGTACGTTTTGAAGAAGGCTTAAATGCTTGTATTAATTGTGGCACATGCACGGCAATATGTGCTGCATCAGAGTTCTATAATTATGATCCGCGAATTATTGTTGATACAGTTCAGACAAAAAATAATGATGCAATTGAAGAATTATTAAAATCAGATTCAATATGGTATTGCGGTGAATGTATGTCGTGTAAAACTAGATGTCCGAGAGAAAATGTACCCGGATTAATAATTATGGCATTAAGATCCCTTTCTCAGGATTTAGGTTTTTTTGTTGAATCCGAAAAAGGGCGTCAACAATTAGCTATAAAAAGAACCGTAGGTGAGTGGACGTTAAAACATGGTTATTGTTTGTATCTTGAAGGTGTTGGAACCGGACTTCATCCTGAGCAAGGTCCAATATGGGATTGGAAACAAAAAAACTGGGTTGATGTGTTTGATAGGTTAGGTGGAAACTATAAAGTGGAAGGTCCGGGAATACTAAGAAAAATTCCCGAAGAATCACTTGATGAATTACGCAGAATCTTTGATGTTACGGGAGGAACCGAAAGATTTAATAAAATAGAAGAGTTTTCTAAGGCTAAAGCCAGGGAAATGGGGTTAGAAGTAGGAACAGATATAAATAGCGACTATGTTAAACATATTTATACAACAAATAACAATAAACATTAA
- a CDS encoding heterodisulfide reductase subunit B yields MELTGKQNIWKDYQKEIASDKYFYVRSCVRQNFFPGAETTFLRILKDELHKDIYEHPCHTTCTGIGYHGDVVPFDTAMTVIARQFALMTEAGYENLVPSCVTSFGLYSEVLETWHHFPDVLARVREHLRKATGREFNIPKNVAHASDVIFKFRNEIAAKAKYKLVNVETGKPLKVVEHIGCHYSKMFPAKGVGGAEFPYVLIGMVEEWGGEVIDYPERRHCCGFGFRQYLIQANRGYSVGCSHKKFESMEPYEPDMIITNCPGCPMFLDKWQYAISEMNGKTYGKNGQGIPVFTFEEVAGMVLGYDPWDIGLQVHQISCEPILNKMGIKYDPTAKYLGKNGKYLGVPEKPSVLKD; encoded by the coding sequence ATGGAGTTAACCGGAAAACAAAATATCTGGAAAGATTATCAAAAAGAAATAGCCAGTGATAAATATTTTTATGTAAGGAGTTGTGTGAGGCAGAACTTTTTTCCGGGTGCAGAAACAACATTTTTAAGAATATTAAAAGACGAATTACATAAAGATATTTACGAACATCCTTGTCATACAACCTGTACTGGTATTGGTTATCATGGAGATGTGGTTCCCTTTGATACTGCAATGACAGTAATTGCCCGTCAGTTTGCATTAATGACAGAAGCAGGATATGAAAATCTGGTTCCTTCATGTGTTACTTCATTCGGTTTATATTCAGAAGTGCTCGAAACATGGCATCATTTCCCCGATGTGCTAGCAAGAGTTCGTGAACATTTAAGAAAGGCTACCGGACGAGAATTTAATATTCCCAAAAATGTTGCACATGCTAGCGATGTTATTTTTAAATTCAGAAATGAAATTGCTGCAAAAGCAAAATATAAATTAGTGAATGTTGAAACCGGCAAACCTCTAAAAGTGGTAGAACATATAGGATGTCATTATTCAAAAATGTTTCCCGCAAAAGGAGTTGGAGGTGCTGAATTTCCTTATGTGTTAATTGGAATGGTTGAAGAGTGGGGAGGCGAAGTTATTGATTATCCTGAGAGGCGTCATTGTTGTGGTTTTGGTTTCAGACAATATCTTATTCAGGCAAACAGAGGTTATTCTGTAGGTTGTTCGCATAAAAAATTCGAATCTATGGAACCTTATGAACCTGATATGATAATAACAAATTGCCCTGGTTGTCCAATGTTTCTTGATAAATGGCAGTATGCAATAAGTGAAATGAATGGTAAAACATATGGTAAAAACGGACAGGGAATTCCTGTTTTTACTTTTGAAGAAGTTGCCGGAATGGTATTAGGATATGACCCATGGGATATTGGCTTGCAGGTACATCAGATTTCTTGCGAACCAATTTTAAATAAAATGGGAATTAAATATGATCCTACTGCAAAGTATTTAGGTAAGAATGGAAAATATTTAGGTGTGCCAGAGAAACCATCAGTACTAAAAGATTAA
- a CDS encoding CoB--CoM heterodisulfide reductase iron-sulfur subunit A family protein: MSKSVIVIGGGIAGMEASAYLSAMGFNVTLFEKDDKLGGHLLNWERLFPTKRLGSEVLTFLKKGMDEKIKVYTNTNITGINEENGKYFVTNHNNEIFECDALLVTTGYDLFDARRKEEYGYGIYDNVITSAELETMFLSGKPILNKQGKIPKRIGFVHCVGSRDRKVGNVYCSKVCCVTAVKQATEIREHLPDCETYCFYMDLRMYGAKFEELYNEAQEKYGVTFIRGRLSEANETLDGSLLVKVEDTLVGRPLKMTVDLLVLMVGFEPSKGTKEIADILKLSTNSNGFIEVADEHTLTNVTNKKGVFVAGTTTSPRTITNTINDARAAAAEIACYLNLYTIQSRNN, translated from the coding sequence ATGAGTAAAAGCGTAATAGTAATAGGCGGTGGAATAGCAGGAATGGAAGCTTCAGCTTACCTTTCTGCTATGGGATTTAATGTTACATTATTCGAAAAAGATGATAAACTTGGTGGTCACCTTTTAAACTGGGAAAGGCTTTTCCCTACAAAGCGTTTAGGTAGCGAGGTTTTAACATTTCTTAAAAAAGGGATGGACGAAAAAATTAAAGTTTACACAAATACTAATATTACAGGAATTAATGAAGAAAATGGAAAGTATTTTGTAACAAATCATAATAATGAGATATTTGAATGTGACGCCTTACTTGTTACTACAGGATACGATTTGTTTGATGCCCGCAGAAAAGAAGAGTATGGTTATGGTATTTATGATAATGTTATTACATCGGCAGAACTCGAAACAATGTTTTTAAGCGGAAAACCGATATTGAATAAACAGGGAAAAATTCCAAAAAGAATAGGATTTGTGCATTGTGTTGGATCTCGTGACAGAAAAGTAGGAAATGTTTATTGTTCAAAAGTGTGTTGTGTTACAGCAGTAAAGCAGGCAACTGAAATTCGTGAACACCTTCCTGATTGTGAAACATACTGTTTTTACATGGATCTTAGAATGTATGGTGCGAAATTCGAGGAGTTATACAACGAGGCTCAGGAAAAATATGGTGTAACATTTATCCGTGGAAGATTATCAGAAGCAAATGAGACATTAGATGGATCGTTGCTTGTAAAGGTTGAAGATACTTTAGTTGGTCGTCCGCTAAAAATGACTGTGGATTTATTAGTTTTAATGGTAGGATTCGAACCAAGTAAAGGTACTAAGGAGATTGCAGACATTTTAAAGCTTAGTACTAACTCCAATGGGTTTATTGAAGTTGCGGATGAGCATACATTAACAAATGTTACAAATAAGAAAGGTGTTTTTGTAGCTGGTACTACAACTTCGCCCAGAACAATTACAAATACTATTAACGATGCAAGAGCAGCTGCTGCTGAGATTGCCTGTTATCTGAATTTATATACTATTCAATCAAGGAATAATTAA
- a CDS encoding (Fe-S)-binding protein: MSYDPFVLPFSIGLVIVIILILWKYFRWVFLHDKSERIQILKTIFSLKLFSIVKEIFMEVLLHRRIFRINPVLGYMHSSFAFGWFLLILGGTIESKLHNHNAFNMFYEPIFFKFFSHNIDGFPFASGFKFIMDFILLYILSGLVLAMAKRLYKRMFGMKHTTKLKLVDRLALTSLWCIFPLRLLAESFTSAQYHNGGFLTGNLGDFLVTFLPVNQLAYPTWWAYSIALGVFFVMLPYSRYMHIPTEMVLIILRKAGFKTEKKYTGFSRVEVQSCSRCGICLDACQVYTATQRNKMLPAYFLQSVRFNKKGKQGLTDCLMCGRCQEVCPVGIGVNAIRRVKRNELFDEKGAEFGYLEETKHISKKADVIYFAGCMTHLTPTIKKSMIALLKKAEINFWFMDEDASICCGRPLQLSGKEKDANILADKNRELIANSGAKLLVTSCPICYKIFKEDYKLNIKIQHHTEYLNELVNIGKLKPVNLNFSAVYHDPCDLGRGSGIYNQPRELLGKISVLTKTESEKNMALCCGNSLANLPAGFDDKELMAANAAEQLCLSNPDKLITSCPLCKKAFAQACNEKKTAKQVEVKDIAEVLAEAVNIKNF, encoded by the coding sequence ATGAGTTACGATCCTTTTGTTCTGCCTTTTAGTATTGGATTAGTAATAGTCATTATACTTATTTTGTGGAAATATTTCCGTTGGGTTTTCTTACATGATAAATCAGAGCGTATACAAATATTGAAAACAATTTTCAGTCTGAAATTATTTTCAATTGTGAAAGAAATATTTATGGAAGTATTGTTACATAGAAGAATTTTTAGAATTAATCCTGTCTTAGGATATATGCATAGCAGTTTTGCATTTGGTTGGTTCCTTTTAATTTTAGGTGGAACTATAGAATCAAAATTGCATAATCATAATGCATTTAATATGTTTTACGAGCCTATATTCTTTAAATTCTTTAGTCATAATATTGATGGATTTCCTTTTGCAAGTGGTTTTAAGTTTATAATGGATTTTATTCTTTTGTATATTTTATCGGGTCTTGTGTTAGCAATGGCAAAAAGATTATACAAAAGAATGTTTGGAATGAAGCATACAACCAAACTAAAATTGGTTGACAGATTAGCACTAACATCACTTTGGTGTATTTTTCCATTAAGACTTTTAGCAGAAAGTTTTACTTCTGCACAATACCATAATGGTGGATTTTTAACAGGAAATCTAGGTGATTTCTTAGTAACTTTTTTACCTGTTAATCAATTGGCTTATCCTACATGGTGGGCATATTCAATAGCTCTAGGTGTGTTCTTTGTTATGTTGCCATACAGCAGGTATATGCACATTCCAACCGAAATGGTTTTAATTATTCTTAGAAAAGCAGGATTTAAGACAGAAAAAAAATATACAGGTTTTTCAAGAGTTGAAGTTCAATCTTGTTCCCGCTGTGGTATTTGTTTAGATGCTTGTCAGGTTTATACTGCAACACAGCGCAATAAAATGTTGCCAGCTTATTTTTTGCAGTCTGTTCGCTTTAATAAAAAGGGAAAACAGGGATTAACCGATTGCCTTATGTGTGGTCGCTGCCAGGAGGTATGTCCTGTGGGTATTGGTGTAAATGCAATAAGAAGAGTAAAGCGTAATGAGCTTTTTGATGAGAAAGGTGCCGAATTTGGCTATCTTGAAGAAACAAAACACATATCAAAGAAGGCTGATGTTATATATTTTGCAGGTTGTATGACTCATTTAACTCCAACAATCAAGAAATCAATGATTGCTTTGTTAAAAAAGGCAGAAATTAATTTCTGGTTTATGGATGAAGATGCAAGTATTTGTTGTGGAAGACCATTACAGCTTTCCGGAAAGGAAAAGGATGCTAATATACTTGCTGATAAAAACAGAGAATTAATTGCAAATAGCGGAGCTAAATTATTGGTTACTTCATGTCCAATATGCTATAAGATTTTTAAAGAAGATTACAAACTCAATATAAAAATCCAACATCATACAGAATATTTGAATGAACTTGTAAATATAGGTAAATTAAAACCGGTTAATTTGAACTTCTCTGCAGTTTACCATGATCCATGCGATTTAGGAAGAGGCTCTGGAATTTATAATCAGCCACGTGAACTTCTTGGTAAAATATCAGTTCTTACTAAAACAGAATCCGAAAAAAACATGGCACTATGTTGTGGTAATAGCTTAGCTAATCTACCTGCTGGTTTTGATGACAAAGAATTAATGGCTGCAAATGCTGCTGAGCAATTGTGCTTATCAAATCCAGATAAACTTATTACCTCTTGCCCATTATGTAAAAAAGCTTTTGCACAAGCTTGTAATGAAAAGAAAACTGCAAAGCAAGTAGAAGTTAAAGATATTGCAGAAGTGCTTGCAGAGGCCGTTAATATTAAAAATTTCTAA
- a CDS encoding (Fe-S)-binding protein — MSVTTETINRGIAVLENFQDSKLLTNLNSCVHCGLCAESCVYYLTFKHPYYVPAKKVDLISSLYKRYFTFIGKNIPFLVNAKDLNEENTKEMVDLFFGACTMCGRCNLHCSIGIDIAFLVRTGRIMLAQMGMIPATIQSTVDASINSGNNMGITTEEFVDTIKWLEDELKDEMNDENARIPLNDSNVNILYTLNPREPKFFPLSISAMAKIFYAAKESWTISTKMYDVTNYGFFTGNVKEATIIANRLFDEVKNIDAKELILAECGHGSRAFRWEAPNYLKQSFDFDTNTSVELIAEYIRTGRIKVDKTKLTQKVTLHDPCNLVRNGGVFKEQRYILEQVVTDFVEMTPNGIDNYCCGGGGGQLAMSEYNERRMKIGERKAIQIRNTNAKIVVTPCHNCVDQLMQLNSYYKLNVQIKTIAEIVADAIISD, encoded by the coding sequence ATGTCGGTAACAACAGAAACAATAAATAGAGGTATTGCAGTTCTTGAGAATTTTCAGGACAGTAAACTTTTAACGAATTTAAACAGCTGTGTTCATTGCGGGTTATGTGCCGAGAGTTGTGTTTACTACTTAACATTTAAGCACCCATATTATGTTCCGGCAAAAAAAGTTGATTTAATTTCTTCTTTATATAAACGATATTTCACTTTTATTGGAAAAAATATTCCTTTTTTAGTAAATGCAAAAGATCTTAATGAGGAAAATACCAAAGAAATGGTTGATCTTTTTTTTGGTGCATGTACAATGTGCGGCAGATGTAATCTGCATTGCTCAATAGGTATTGATATCGCATTTCTTGTAAGAACCGGAAGAATTATGCTTGCGCAGATGGGAATGATTCCTGCCACAATTCAGTCAACAGTTGATGCATCGATTAATTCGGGAAATAATATGGGAATTACAACCGAAGAGTTTGTTGATACAATAAAATGGCTTGAGGATGAATTGAAGGATGAAATGAATGATGAAAACGCAAGAATTCCTTTGAATGATAGTAATGTAAATATTTTATATACTTTAAATCCCAGAGAACCTAAATTTTTCCCTTTGTCAATCTCGGCAATGGCAAAGATTTTTTATGCAGCCAAGGAAAGCTGGACTATCTCAACTAAAATGTATGATGTTACGAATTATGGTTTTTTTACCGGAAATGTAAAAGAAGCAACCATAATTGCCAACAGATTATTTGATGAAGTGAAAAATATTGACGCCAAGGAATTAATACTCGCCGAATGTGGTCATGGCTCAAGAGCATTTCGTTGGGAGGCTCCAAATTATTTAAAACAATCTTTTGATTTTGATACTAATACCTCTGTTGAATTAATTGCAGAATATATTAGAACAGGCAGGATAAAAGTTGATAAAACAAAGCTGACTCAAAAAGTAACACTTCACGATCCTTGTAATTTGGTGAGAAATGGTGGTGTTTTTAAAGAGCAAAGATATATTCTTGAGCAAGTTGTTACAGATTTTGTTGAAATGACTCCAAATGGAATTGATAATTATTGTTGTGGAGGAGGAGGTGGGCAACTTGCTATGAGTGAATATAATGAAAGGCGAATGAAGATAGGCGAAAGAAAAGCAATACAAATAAGAAATACAAATGCTAAAATTGTTGTAACGCCATGTCATAATTGTGTTGACCAGCTTATGCAGCTAAATTCATATTATAAATTAAACGTACAAATAAAAACAATAGCCGAAATTGTTGCCGATGCAATAATATCTGATTAA
- a CDS encoding AraC family transcriptional regulator codes for MVCNCCAKVISQEFTKHEIFVISMELGKATINYNPEKVDSKFIRRLLADNGFDLVSDRDQILVEQIKSTIIELVHYSNNVNSIIRKSDYLIEKMNMSYQNISKLFSKHERITLEKFIILHKIERCKELVFQKEYTLSEIAYMMDFSSVQHLSNTFRKITGLTVTDYKKDGKLLKKPLDKLY; via the coding sequence ATGGTTTGTAATTGCTGCGCTAAAGTTATCAGCCAGGAATTTACAAAACATGAGATATTTGTTATTTCAATGGAATTAGGTAAAGCAACTATAAATTACAATCCTGAAAAAGTAGATTCAAAATTCATAAGAAGATTATTGGCAGATAATGGCTTTGATTTAGTTTCAGATCGCGACCAGATATTAGTAGAACAAATTAAAAGTACAATTATTGAACTTGTTCATTATTCAAATAACGTAAACTCAATTATCAGAAAATCTGATTATCTGATTGAAAAAATGAATATGAGCTACCAGAATATTTCCAAGCTTTTTTCAAAACATGAAAGAATTACACTCGAAAAGTTTATTATACTACATAAAATTGAGCGTTGCAAAGAACTGGTGTTTCAAAAAGAATATACCTTAAGTGAGATTGCCTATATGATGGATTTTAGCAGCGTTCAACATCTTTCAAATACTTTCAGAAAAATTACCGGATTAACAGTTACCGATTATAAAAAAGATGGTAAACTACTAAAGAAACCATTGGATAAATTATATTAA
- a CDS encoding aminotransferase class V-fold PLP-dependent enzyme: MEKLIYLDNSATSFPKPDFVYDFMNEFYRTKGVSPGRTGFDAAIETEEMVTETRKMLTELFNGDGDFNRLTFSYNASDSLNMIMQGLAEKGDHVVTTMLEHNSVLRPLYHMTQSGLIETTYVPFNKLTGYVDPLDIKAAIKPNTKFVIVNHCSNVLGTVQPVTEIGKICKEAGVYFVVDGSQSAGAVNVDMQKMNIDAYIFTGHKCLMGPTGIGGSYVMKDVPVRYTRFGGTGVRSAQLTHLDEFPYRLECGTLNLLGVAGLNAGVRWIKEQGIEKIHSEEMRLWDKLRRGVHEIDKVTTYCALDKENKNPVLSLNVKGFESGDVGTMLDVDYNIACRTGLQCAPKVHETIGTDKMHGTVRLSIGPFNTEDHIDKAIEAIKEIAGLR; encoded by the coding sequence ATGGAAAAACTTATTTATCTTGACAATTCTGCAACTTCATTTCCGAAGCCTGATTTTGTGTATGATTTTATGAATGAATTTTACAGAACCAAAGGTGTAAGCCCTGGCAGAACCGGATTTGATGCAGCAATTGAAACTGAAGAGATGGTTACTGAAACAAGAAAAATGTTAACAGAATTGTTTAACGGTGATGGCGATTTTAACAGGTTAACATTTAGTTATAATGCCAGCGATTCATTAAATATGATAATGCAGGGTTTGGCAGAAAAAGGCGATCATGTTGTAACAACTATGCTAGAGCATAATTCTGTTTTGCGCCCGTTATATCATATGACTCAATCAGGTTTAATTGAAACAACATATGTTCCTTTTAATAAATTAACAGGTTATGTTGATCCACTGGATATAAAAGCTGCAATAAAACCCAATACTAAATTTGTTATTGTTAATCATTGTTCAAATGTATTAGGTACTGTGCAACCTGTTACAGAAATAGGAAAAATATGCAAGGAAGCAGGTGTATATTTTGTTGTTGACGGAAGTCAGAGTGCAGGTGCTGTAAATGTTGACATGCAGAAAATGAATATTGATGCTTATATTTTTACCGGACATAAATGTTTAATGGGACCAACAGGAATTGGTGGATCTTATGTTATGAAAGATGTTCCGGTAAGATATACACGTTTTGGTGGCACGGGAGTTCGTTCTGCACAGTTAACTCACCTTGATGAGTTTCCTTACAGACTTGAATGTGGTACTCTGAATTTACTAGGTGTTGCAGGATTAAATGCAGGTGTAAGGTGGATAAAGGAACAGGGAATTGAGAAAATTCATTCCGAAGAAATGCGACTATGGGATAAGCTCAGAAGAGGTGTTCATGAAATTGACAAGGTAACAACATATTGTGCATTGGATAAAGAAAATAAAAATCCTGTTTTAAGCCTGAATGTAAAGGGCTTTGAATCGGGTGATGTAGGCACAATGTTAGATGTTGATTATAATATTGCATGCAGAACAGGATTGCAATGCGCACCAAAAGTTCACGAAACAATAGGTACTGATAAAATGCACGGAACAGTAAGATTGAGTATAGGACCTTTTAATACCGAAGATCATATTGATAAAGCTATTGAAGCAATAAAAGAAATTGCAGGATTAAGATAG
- a CDS encoding TusE/DsrC/DsvC family sulfur relay protein: MALLEIEGKAFEVDGDGFLSTPEIWNDEVAKLFAKYDGIEEMSDKHWVIVKYIRKNFEEKGNAPMIRSICQETGVKLREIYELFPLGPARGACRVAGLPKPDGCV, from the coding sequence ATGGCACTACTTGAAATTGAAGGGAAAGCTTTTGAAGTTGATGGAGATGGATTCTTATCAACACCTGAAATATGGAATGATGAAGTTGCAAAACTTTTTGCAAAATACGATGGCATCGAAGAAATGTCGGATAAACATTGGGTAATTGTAAAATATATCAGAAAGAATTTCGAAGAAAAAGGTAATGCTCCAATGATCAGAAGTATTTGCCAGGAGACAGGTGTAAAGCTTCGCGAAATTTATGAGTTATTTCCTTTAGGACCTGCGCGTGGTGCTTGTCGTGTAGCCGGATTGCCTAAACCAGATGGATGTGTTTAG
- a CDS encoding 4Fe-4S dicluster domain-containing protein: MADFGYKIQEDRQINYDSNDRTLFYFLKRVEPSISLCIGCGTCSATCTAGQFTQFDLHKIMLYVRRGEKVHIANEIKKCMLCGKCSLACPKGVNTRNIIFQTRKFLYSNK; this comes from the coding sequence ATGGCTGATTTTGGATATAAAATACAGGAAGACAGACAAATTAATTACGATTCAAATGATCGTACTTTATTTTATTTTTTAAAACGTGTTGAACCGTCAATTTCATTATGTATAGGATGTGGAACATGTTCTGCTACTTGCACAGCCGGTCAGTTTACTCAATTCGATTTGCATAAAATTATGCTTTATGTTAGGAGGGGTGAGAAGGTTCATATAGCTAATGAAATTAAAAAGTGTATGCTTTGTGGTAAATGTTCGTTGGCTTGCCCGAAAGGAGTAAACACAAGAAATATAATTTTTCAAACCAGAAAATTTCTTTATTCAAATAAATAA